One window of the Vanessa atalanta chromosome 22, ilVanAtal1.2, whole genome shotgun sequence genome contains the following:
- the LOC125072729 gene encoding odorant receptor 85b-like codes for MDETIQVFDRVLSFAGIPIFAKRNWNSKKWLLFQCFNFFIGFLTFVFTTGFVLSNYSDLLICIQGACVWTTGVIMFISLGICLVFRNKFRSFLEEIIFNDCTSEMPLIQNILRLKLNRGKLKELQELVIYSQEKLFRLTRVLLKTYVASVWLCATLYLCGPIYTMWIKRDKSLRLLAFDMWFPWGLENFTIYVASFLFHAYAGYLCCIAYPGLQSTIILLIGQIIRQLRILTFILLHLDKIVLELVEHRDERWQAGCTLILSHCVDHYIKVKRFSNRLNAICQPFYLTLILVATMLVCVCSVKIAISDKLSPDIMKYYVHEFCFILVVLMFCYLGQQVENESEQLEAAVTEKWYIFSSKHKVNIRIFKIALSQRMPIYIFGSITLSLPTFTWFIKTGMSFFTLVMSVLED; via the exons ATGGATGAAACTATCCAAGTTTTCGATCGAGTACTATCTTTTGCCGGTATTCCAATTTTTGCTAAACGAAACTGGAATTCCAAAAAATGGCTGCTGTTTCAGTGTTTTAACTTTTTCATCGGTTTTCTAACTTTTGTTTTCACGACAGGATTTGTGCTCTCCAACTATTCTGATCTTCTGATATGTATTCAGGGTGCCTGTGTGTGGACGACGGGAGTCATTATGTTCATATCGCTTGgaatttgtttagttttcaGGAATAAGTTCCGATCATTTCTGgaagaaataattttcaatgactGTACGTCGGAAATGCCgctgatacaaaatattttgcgGTTAAAACTGAATCGAGGAAAGTTGAAGGAGTTGCAGGAGTTGGTAATATACTCCCAGGAGAAATTATTCAGACTTACAAGGGTTTTGTTAAAAACTTACGTAGCAAGCGTTTGGCTGTGTGCAACTCTTTATTTGTGTGGCCCGATATACACTATGTGGATAAAGAGGGACAAATCGTTGCGTTTGCTTG CGTTCGACATGTGGTTTCCTTGGGGTTTGGAGAACTTTACCATATACGTTGCTTCGTTCCTGTTCCACGCATACGCCGGATACTTGTGCTGCATCG CGTATCCTGGTCTACAATCTACAATTATCCTACTAATTGGTCAAATAATTCGCCAGTTaagaattttaacatttatattactgCACCTGGATAAAATAGTCTTAGAGCTCGTGGAACATAGGGATGAGAGATGGCAAGCTGGTTGCACTTTAATATTATCACATTGCGTTGATCACTATATCAAGGTTAAAAG ATTTTCAAACAGATTGAATGCAATATGTCAgccattttatttaactttgataTTGGTCGCAACAATGTTAGTTTGCGTGTGTTCTGTGAAGATTGCAATATcg GATAAACTTTCTCCAGATATAATGAAGTATTACGTTCATGAGTTTTGTTTCATCTTAGTTGTTCTCATGTTTTGTTATCTTGGCCAGCAAGTCGAGAATGAG agtGAACAATTAGAAGCAGCTGTTACAGAAAAATGGTACATCTTCAGCTCTAAGCACAAGGTCAATATACGAATCTTCAAAATAGCGCTCAGTCAAAGGAtgcctatatatatttttggctcTATAACTCTTTCTTTACCGACATTTACTTGG tttATTAAGACAGGGATGTCTTTCTTCACTTTAGTGATGTCGGTGTTAGAAGATTAA